CGTATGCGTTTCGATGGACGTCCGACAGCAGTGCATCGTGATTGTGACCAAAGCGCGATGGGAGCGCCAACGAGAGGAGCTGACCTCCAACAAGTCCGTCAACGAGCAGATCAAGCGATTCAAGTTGGGGACGCACGAAATGGTCGATATGGACACAACCGGACGGATACTCATACCGAAGGCGTTTCGCAAGATGGCGGGCATAGAGCGGGAAGGCTTGATTTCCGGAGTTGGAACCAGACTCGAATTGTGGGACATGAATGTGTTTATCAGCTACTACGCCACAGTTCGTGAACAATCGAACAATCAGGGCAATATCGAATCAGAGCAACGTATGTCCGCGAGCGAGACAATCGAGAATTTGAACCTATAGATTATATAGCAGCCAGCATGAACGTGAATCAAAGCGGCATTGCACGTCGGGACCATGTGCCGGTACTTCTGCCACAGGTGATTGATGCACTTTCGGTGAGCCTGAACCGGGATGGCATTTTCGTCGACGCGACCTACGGAAGAGGCGGTCACAGTGAGGCCATCCTGGACTTGCTGAACGACACGGGCAGGCTGTTTGTTCTTGACCGTGACCCGTCCGCAGTTGACGAGGCGAGACGAAAACATCAGCGTGACAATCGGGTCACAGTCATTCATGCCAATTTCTCAGAGATCTCGACTGAGCTTCGAAACCTGCTGCCGCAGATCAAGGTTGACGGAATTCTTGCGGATCTCGGTGTTTCCTCACCGCAGCTGGATGAGTCTCATCGAGGATTCAGTTTCTCAAAAGACGGTCCGCTGGATCTTCGCATGAATCAGACCGATGGTGTTTCCGCATCCGTCTGGCTGAGCACGGTCTCCGAACGGGAATTGTCCCATGTCCTGAAGTCTCTGGGCGATGAGCGGTTCGCACGGCGAATTGCCCGCAAGATCATTGAGTCGCGTCAGGCGCATCCCATCCGATCGACCGGCCAGCTTTCGAAGCTTGTCGCAGATTGTGTTCCGGCGACGGAGCCCCACAAGCATCCGGCCACCCGGACTTTTCTGGCAATCCGAATGCATATCAACCGGGAATTGGAGGAATTGGAGAGTTTTCTGCCGAAATGCCTGCAGCTGCTCCGACAGGGCGGGCGGCTGGTATTGATCAGTTTCCAGTCTGCTGAGCACCGGATCATCAAGCGATTTCTCAAACAACAGTCCATCGGCTCGCCGGGACCGCGGGAGATTCCCTTTCGTCAAAGCGAGTTCAGGCCAACAGTCAAGGTGATCGGCAAGCCGATCGGCACCGATCGCGACGAAGTCAGGATCAATCGCCGGGCGCGCAGCGCAGTGATGCGCGTGGCGGAACGAATCGGGGTGTGAATCACAATGCGATTGCTCAAGAATCTACTCATCGGTATCTGTCTGGCATCTGCGATTGCGGTCATCTGGGTGCGGCACGAGAACCGGGTGCAGATTATCGAACTGCAGGACATCTATGAGCAGCGCGATAGTCTCAACATCGAGTGGCAGAAACTGAAGATCGAACTGGCCGCCATGGGCCGTCACGATCAACTGGCCAATTCCGCCGGTGCGGGTCTCGGCATG
The genomic region above belongs to Acidiferrobacterales bacterium and contains:
- the rsmH gene encoding 16S rRNA (cytosine(1402)-N(4))-methyltransferase RsmH; the protein is MNVNQSGIARRDHVPVLLPQVIDALSVSLNRDGIFVDATYGRGGHSEAILDLLNDTGRLFVLDRDPSAVDEARRKHQRDNRVTVIHANFSEISTELRNLLPQIKVDGILADLGVSSPQLDESHRGFSFSKDGPLDLRMNQTDGVSASVWLSTVSERELSHVLKSLGDERFARRIARKIIESRQAHPIRSTGQLSKLVADCVPATEPHKHPATRTFLAIRMHINRELEELESFLPKCLQLLRQGGRLVLISFQSAEHRIIKRFLKQQSIGSPGPREIPFRQSEFRPTVKVIGKPIGTDRDEVRINRRARSAVMRVAERIGV
- the ftsL gene encoding cell division protein FtsL; protein product: MLKNLLIGICLASAIAVIWVRHENRVQIIELQDIYEQRDSLNIEWQKLKIELAAMGRHDQLANSAGAGLGMSPAQEHSVIFLNPQAQSVDD